Proteins encoded within one genomic window of Elusimicrobiota bacterium:
- the ribD gene encoding bifunctional diaminohydroxyphosphoribosylaminopyrimidine deaminase/5-amino-6-(5-phosphoribosylamino)uracil reductase RibD, whose protein sequence is MYRLLDQTMMSRALSLAEERGGGAHPNPRVGCVITRGKRIVGEGWHERFGGPHAEILALRRAGVQARGATMYVTLEPCPHWGKTPPCAEAVARAGVARVVVAVSDPSRRLTGRGIAHLRRAGVRVDCGLLREKAVQLNPGFFSRGKRDRPWVILKMAQTLDGKIASRTGASRWITGPRARALGHQLRAASDAVLVGGGTVRRDNPGLTSHGKGVDPVRVVLSRSLRLPVGAKVFRRDVPVWVLSESGGTRANVRGLENAGVSVIPVLRGPEGMSPRHALVALARRGVNQLLVEGGGRTAEFFLSAGMVDEVYLFVAPFFLGGREAPTSVDGRGWASPGEGPRLHEVNVTPLGDDYLIHGYMKSRRN, encoded by the coding sequence GTGTACCGTCTTCTTGATCAAACCATGATGTCTCGGGCGCTCTCTCTCGCTGAAGAACGGGGGGGGGGGGCCCATCCGAACCCCCGTGTGGGATGTGTCATCACTCGGGGGAAACGTATCGTGGGGGAGGGATGGCACGAGCGGTTTGGGGGACCCCACGCGGAAATTTTGGCGTTACGTCGGGCAGGTGTTCAGGCCCGCGGGGCCACAATGTATGTGACCTTGGAACCCTGTCCCCATTGGGGAAAGACCCCTCCGTGCGCTGAGGCGGTGGCCCGGGCCGGTGTGGCACGAGTGGTGGTGGCGGTTTCCGATCCCAGTCGGCGTTTGACGGGACGGGGAATCGCTCATCTTCGTCGTGCAGGGGTGCGGGTGGACTGTGGCCTCCTGAGGGAAAAGGCCGTTCAGTTGAATCCTGGATTTTTTTCCCGGGGAAAGCGCGATCGGCCCTGGGTGATTTTAAAAATGGCTCAGACGTTGGATGGAAAGATTGCGTCGCGGACAGGGGCTTCCCGCTGGATCACGGGTCCCCGGGCGCGTGCGTTGGGTCACCAATTGAGGGCCGCCTCGGATGCGGTGTTGGTGGGGGGGGGAACAGTTCGTCGGGACAACCCGGGCCTGACAAGTCATGGAAAGGGTGTTGATCCTGTTCGGGTGGTTCTGTCTCGGTCTCTCCGTTTGCCTGTCGGTGCAAAAGTTTTTCGACGGGATGTTCCCGTTTGGGTTTTATCTGAGAGCGGGGGGACCCGAGCCAACGTTCGCGGGTTGGAGAACGCGGGGGTTTCTGTGATCCCGGTTCTTCGGGGCCCAGAAGGAATGAGCCCCCGCCACGCGCTGGTCGCCCTGGCGCGACGGGGGGTGAACCAGTTGTTGGTGGAAGGCGGGGGGCGGACCGCGGAATTCTTTTTGTCCGCAGGAATGGTGGATGAGGTTTATCTCTTTGTGGCCCCCTTTTTTCTGGGGGGACGGGAAGCACCCACGTCGGTTGACGGTCGCGGGTGGGCCTCTCCCGGAGAGGGGCCACGGCTTCATGAGGTAAACGTGACTCCTCTCGGGGACGATTACCTGATTCATGGTTATATGAAATCCAGGAGAAATTAA
- a CDS encoding PAS domain S-box protein: MKALWWKLMRWVPALTLGRWAHLFRGRTLSRRLLAPVLPAVIVVTVLFGGFSYLLVRHQIVENVHQVVNAEAQNTARALQDFFHQRLNDLESVSETPLIADYNKNRDYGLGQEAAIYRKELEKYFQSFAQRAKVYYDIAYVSPDGKRVCSLRPNIDPDRYKASFPLEFLDHIRRGKRFDPPLQKAVEGGPLVKRYGKAIFDEAGVFLGAIVTDCDMSAVEDILRGVQVGMGGGAFIEDFDGNRLLGLERTRTKSVFRGEMPIREGETGWRWRVVVTAPAREFLARPLRNIFLATALFAVLGTVFLMGLIVSRVSDLMGPIHSMVEGTKRFASGDLTFRFPGLKSRELDVLAASFNRMAGTLEARNRELEQRLRQVTALRDMEEAVIQRQEEETVLRTCLEAVARGFAFDRTGMYWVDPIHKEIVGRYLFGSDAAGFTEIAFKKRRVPLGGDDILNEVVRNRQAVIVREPSGDYRVNPAFVSEARTQEFCMAPICGKDRVLGIITADNFDSQRPFTETDREGLMLYANAVGLALENAILFQNLAESESKLRTVLENSPEAIIGMSREHWISTWNRGAEKIFGYLVPEALGKPLTILFPKNAGADFKKLLNLVMEKGSVRDFMLPGQAKDGRPLELSVSWGGQHQDFWMNKEWTLVIRDITESRRLQQQLIRSEKLSAVGQLISGIAHELNNPLQAVVGYSDILGDDMKDRLASPDKGQRLDPKAILNDLRIITENAMRCQKIIENLLLFVRQGDIEKRPVDLAHVVESSRELLQYKLKKAAHIEVTVDIPKSVPFAKGNLQQVQQVFVNLINNACDAMGTNTGKKTIHVSAREEPPGMIHVEVTDNGPGVPESARERLFEPFFTTKPEGRGTGLGLPVCKQIVEEHGGKIGFITEIGQGTTFLFDLPASPDAAVPSSAPSAPLPVVRGKSILLVDDEPDVLGFLSKVIQAEGNHMEVAASLKDAIGHAAQQPFDLIVTDVRLGEGTGFSLYENWSLWSNHPRPLFLFMTGDVLNGTIVADIENRGLHLLHKPIDLATFQRAIRSSLAPPVEGH; this comes from the coding sequence GTGAAGGCGTTGTGGTGGAAGCTGATGCGGTGGGTCCCAGCGCTCACGTTGGGTCGATGGGCCCATCTCTTTCGCGGTCGGACCCTGAGCCGGCGTTTGTTGGCTCCTGTTCTCCCGGCCGTTATCGTTGTGACCGTGTTGTTTGGCGGTTTTAGTTATTTATTGGTCCGTCATCAAATTGTTGAAAACGTTCACCAGGTGGTGAACGCCGAAGCCCAAAACACCGCTCGTGCCCTCCAGGATTTTTTTCACCAACGACTCAACGATCTCGAATCTGTTTCGGAAACCCCGCTGATCGCGGACTACAATAAGAATCGAGATTATGGTTTAGGGCAAGAAGCGGCCATTTACCGAAAAGAACTGGAAAAATATTTCCAAAGTTTTGCCCAACGGGCCAAAGTCTATTACGACATTGCCTACGTGTCTCCCGATGGCAAACGCGTTTGTTCTCTCCGCCCCAATATCGACCCCGACCGCTATAAAGCGTCTTTTCCGTTGGAATTCCTGGACCATATTCGTCGGGGGAAACGGTTCGATCCTCCCTTGCAGAAAGCGGTGGAGGGCGGTCCGTTGGTCAAGCGCTACGGGAAAGCTATTTTTGATGAGGCGGGGGTGTTTTTAGGGGCGATCGTGACCGATTGCGACATGTCCGCCGTGGAGGATATTTTACGTGGGGTGCAGGTCGGCATGGGAGGGGGCGCCTTCATTGAAGATTTTGACGGAAACCGACTGTTGGGGTTGGAACGGACCCGAACGAAATCGGTTTTTCGTGGAGAAATGCCCATTCGGGAAGGGGAAACCGGGTGGCGTTGGCGGGTGGTGGTCACCGCGCCGGCCCGTGAATTTTTAGCGCGGCCTCTCCGAAATATTTTCTTGGCCACCGCTCTGTTTGCCGTCTTGGGGACGGTGTTTCTCATGGGGCTCATCGTTTCCCGCGTGTCGGATCTCATGGGCCCGATTCACAGCATGGTGGAGGGAACCAAACGATTTGCTTCCGGTGATTTAACCTTTCGATTTCCGGGATTGAAAAGTCGCGAGTTGGATGTTCTGGCGGCTTCATTTAACCGCATGGCGGGAACGTTGGAGGCCCGCAACCGAGAGCTGGAACAGCGTCTCCGCCAGGTCACGGCGTTGCGCGATATGGAGGAAGCGGTCATCCAACGCCAGGAGGAGGAAACGGTTCTTCGCACATGCTTGGAGGCGGTCGCTCGAGGGTTTGCGTTCGATCGCACCGGCATGTATTGGGTGGATCCCATTCACAAAGAAATTGTGGGACGATACCTTTTTGGTTCGGACGCGGCGGGTTTTACGGAAATCGCTTTCAAAAAACGTCGGGTGCCTCTTGGAGGGGACGACATCTTAAACGAAGTGGTCCGGAACCGTCAGGCCGTGATCGTCCGGGAACCTTCGGGCGATTATCGGGTGAATCCCGCGTTTGTTTCGGAAGCCAGAACCCAAGAGTTTTGCATGGCCCCTATCTGCGGAAAGGACCGGGTTCTCGGCATCATCACGGCGGACAATTTCGATAGCCAACGCCCCTTTACGGAAACCGATCGAGAAGGGCTGATGTTGTACGCGAACGCCGTGGGGCTGGCTTTAGAAAACGCGATCCTTTTCCAGAATCTGGCGGAAAGCGAATCCAAATTACGCACGGTGTTGGAAAATTCGCCCGAAGCCATTATCGGTATGTCGCGGGAGCATTGGATCAGTACCTGGAACCGTGGCGCGGAAAAAATATTTGGTTACCTGGTCCCCGAGGCGTTGGGCAAACCGTTGACCATCCTTTTCCCAAAAAACGCGGGGGCCGATTTTAAAAAATTGCTCAATCTCGTCATGGAAAAAGGATCGGTGCGCGATTTTATGTTGCCGGGGCAAGCCAAAGACGGTCGACCTTTGGAGCTTTCGGTTTCTTGGGGGGGCCAGCACCAGGATTTTTGGATGAACAAGGAATGGACCCTCGTGATCCGCGACATCACAGAATCCCGTCGGCTGCAACAGCAACTCATCCGGTCGGAAAAACTTTCCGCTGTAGGACAACTCATTTCGGGTATCGCTCATGAGCTCAACAATCCGTTGCAGGCGGTGGTGGGGTATTCCGATATTTTAGGTGACGATATGAAGGATCGGTTGGCCTCTCCCGATAAGGGGCAGCGCTTAGACCCCAAGGCCATCTTGAATGATCTGCGCATCATCACAGAGAACGCCATGCGGTGCCAAAAAATTATCGAAAACCTACTGCTTTTTGTTCGGCAGGGGGACATCGAAAAACGGCCTGTAGACCTGGCCCACGTCGTGGAATCTTCCCGGGAATTGTTGCAATACAAATTGAAAAAAGCGGCCCACATCGAAGTGACAGTGGACATCCCCAAGAGCGTTCCTTTCGCGAAGGGAAATCTTCAACAGGTTCAGCAGGTGTTCGTTAATCTCATCAACAACGCCTGCGATGCCATGGGGACCAACACGGGGAAGAAGACCATCCACGTGTCCGCCCGGGAAGAACCACCGGGAATGATCCATGTGGAAGTGACCGACAATGGTCCCGGGGTCCCCGAGTCGGCCCGGGAGCGGTTGTTCGAACCCTTTTTTACGACGAAACCGGAAGGACGCGGAACGGGGTTGGGTCTTCCCGTGTGCAAACAGATCGTTGAGGAACATGGAGGGAAAATAGGTTTTATTACGGAGATCGGTCAGGGGACAACGTTCCTCTTTGATCTCCCCGCGTCTCCGGACGCCGCCGTGCCGTCCTCCGCCCCATCGGCGCCCTTGCCGGTCGTGCGCGGGAAGTCGATCCTTCTGGTTGACGATGAACCCGATGTCCTGGGATTTTTGTCGAAAGTTATTCAGGCGGAGGGGAACCACATGGAAGTGGCCGCATCGTTAAAAGACGCCATTGGTCACGCCGCCCAACAACCTTTCGATTTGATCGTCACGGATGTTCGGTTGGGGGAAGGAACCGGTTTCTCTTTGTACGAGAATTGGAGCTTGTGGTCCAATCACCCGCGCCCCCTTTTCCTCTTTATGACGGGGGACGTGTTGAACGGCACGATCGTGGCCGACATTGAGAACCGCGGGTTGCATCTTCTCCATAAACCCATTGATTTGGCCACGTTCCAGCGGGCCATCCGAAGTTCCCTGGCCCCCCCGGTCGAGGGACATTGA